One Hermetia illucens chromosome 4, iHerIll2.2.curated.20191125, whole genome shotgun sequence DNA segment encodes these proteins:
- the LOC119654804 gene encoding NHL repeat-containing protein 2: MLRFFKNLFRTTMETEEEYDMLDLLAYNCTNLSENLGLAKTTEETDEILRKYLEKADTETKSTPEFKEDLDWFNVTEPLTFSESLKGKIVVLDFFTYCCINCMHILPDLKKLEKEYTVEDGLVVVGVHSAKFDNEKDSANILSAVQRYDITHPVVNDSTSSMWIDLKIKCWPTLLILGPNANPIFVIMGEGHYDLLEKYVGAALKFYRGQGKLHNNSLPLNPSTELLMSPNLKFPGKITCSKWSLDSDCAELYAISDSGNHRILIINPSGDVLQKIGGKESGFVDGDFKTARFNSPQGITFLNVHTLFVADTENHAIRKVDLKNHIVETVAGTGVQGNDRVGGKIGRAQAISSPWDVVCHKTRDMDMSFHMDESTVPEKDILLIAAAGTHQIWALFLDDVIFWKYKQYPTMSCAAIVGTGHEENRNNSYPNNASFAQPSGLALSRETKELYIADSESSCVRKISLSDGKVMPVVGGDRNPLNLFAFGDVDGKQYAAKLQHPLGVAFNPYDGHVYVADTYNHKIKQINVSQNTATTCRIIDMTGAEYQFNEPGGLCLSPNGEQLYVADTNNHTIEVINLSTMTTKQLKLNFNVKADIDRADYVLALTTLKIKPNGGKIKLSITLNCVDGAKLTEGAPQSWNVYLPSELYFVDRQNGTLKADGKIDIDITAPVSQVDSQDIVTIYCKLNLCKNNLCFSKLISLRIPVSFHNDGLDCIIEDINVYVSDSGIRV, from the exons ATGTTGAGATTCTTCAAGAACCTATTCCGGACAACAATGGAAACGGAGGAGGAATACGATATGCTCGATCTGCTCGCCTACAACTGCACAAATCTAAGTGAAAATCTTGGACTAGCGAAAACGACTGAAGAAACTGACGAAATCTTGAGAAAATACCTTGAGAAAGCGGATACCGAGACAAAGTCAACACCTGAATTTAAAGAAG ATCTTGACTGGTTCAATGTCACCGAACCGCTTACATTCTCAGAGTCGCTAAAAGGAAAGATAGTggttcttgattttttcacatACTGTTGCATAAATTGCATGCACATATTGCCTGATTTGAAGAAACTAGAAAAAGAGTACACAGTCGAAGATGGTCTAGTGGTAGTTGGTGTCCACAGTGCTAAATTTGACAACGAGAAAGACTCAGCGAACATTCTCTCGGCTGTACAACGCTACGACATAACACATCCAGTCGTGAACGATTCAACGTCATCCATGTGGAttgatttgaaaattaaatgttGGCCCACCCTCCTTATATTAGGCCCTAACGCCAATCCAATTTTTGTAATAATGGGGGAAGGACATTATGATTTACTAGAAAAGTATGTTGGAGCTGCACTGAAATTTTATAGGGGACAAGGGAAATTACATAACAACTCTTTACCACTCAATCCATCAACAGAGCTTTTGATGTCGCCTAATTTGAAGTTTCCTGGTAAAATTACTTGTTCCAAGTGGTCTCTAGATAGCGACTGTGCAGAATTATACGCTATTTCGGATTCTGGTAATCATAGAATACTCATCATAAACCCCTCAGGAGATGTTCTGCAAAAGATTGGAGGAAAAGAGAGTGGTTTTGTCGATGGTGACTTCAAAACTGCTCGATTCAATTCACCTCAGGGGATAACATTCCTTAATGTCCATACCTTATTTGTAGCTGATACAGAAAACCATGCCATAAGAAAAGTCGACTTGAAGAATCACATAGTCGAAACTGTAGCGGGAACTGGAGTACAAGGAAACGACCGCGTTGGTGGTAAGATTGGCAGAGCACAAGCCATCTCTTCACCATGGGATGTTGTTTGCCATAAGACTCGTGACATGGATATGTCTTTCCACATGGACGAAAGCACTGTTCCTGAAAAGGATATCCTTTTGATCGCAGCTGCAGGAACTCATCAAATTTGGGCCTTATTCTTAGATGATGTgatattttggaaatataaaCAATATCCAACAATGTCCTGCGCCGCGATAGTTGGCACAGGGCACGAGGAGAATCGAAATAATTCATATCCAAACAATGCATCATTCGCTCAACCATCAGGGCTGGCACTATCACGGGAGACAAAGGAACTGTACATTGCAGATAGCGAAAGTTCTTGTGTGCGGAAAATCTCATTGTCGGATGGAAAAGTCATGCCAGTTGTTGGCGGCGATAGGAACCCACTG AATCTATTCGCATTTGGCGACGTGGATGGTAAACAATATGCAGCAAAACTACAACATCCGTTGGGCGTAGCATTCAACCCTTACGATGGCCATGTGTACGTTGCAGATACCTACAATCACAAAATTAAACAAATCAACGTTTCACAGAATACAGCGACAACATGTAGGATAATAGACATGACAGGTGCCGAGTATCAGTTCAATGAACCAGGTGGTTTGTGCCTTAGTCCTAACGGCGAGCAGCTATACGTAGCTGATACCAATAATCACACAATCGAAGTTATCAACTTGAGTACCATGACTACGAAGCAACTTAAACTGAACTTCAACGTTAAAGCCGATATTGATCGCGCTGATTACGTTCTCGCATTAACAACGCTTAAAATCAAGCCGAACGGGGGAAAGATCAAGCTATCGATTACACTCAATTGCGTTGACGGTGCAAAACTTACTGAAGGAGCTCCACAATCTTGGAATGTATACCTGCCAAGCGAGTTGTACTTTGTTGATCGACAGAACGGCACATTAAAGGCAGACGGcaaaattgatattgatatcacAGCTCCGGTTTCTCAGGTGGATTCACAAGATATTGTTACCATTTATTGTAAATTGAATTTGTGCAAAAACAATCTGTGTTTTTCTAAATTAATCTCACTCAGGATTCCAGTTAGTTTTCACAATGATGGTCTTGATTGCATAATTGAAGATATTAATGTTTATGTGTCTGATTCGGGTATCCGAGTTTAA
- the LOC119653821 gene encoding tubulin alpha-1 chain: protein MRECISIHVGQAGVQIGNACWELYCLEHGIQPDGQMPSDKTVGGGDDSFNTFFSETGAGKHVPRAVFVDLEPTVVDEVRTGTYRQLFHPEQLITGKEDAANNYARGHYTIGKEIVDLVLDRIRKLADQCTGLQGFLIFHSFGGGTGSGFTSLLMERLSVDYGKKSKLEFAIYPAPQVSTAVVEPYNSILTTHTTLEHSDCAFMVDNEAIYDICRRNLDIERPTYTNLNRLIGQIVSSITASLRFDGALNVDLTEFQTNLVPYPRIHFPLVTYAPVISAEKAYHEQLSVAEITNACFEPANQMVKCDPRHGKYMACCMLYRGDVVPKDVNAAIATIKTKRTIQFVDWCPTGFKVGINYQPPTVVPGGDLAKVQRAVCMLSNTTAIAEAWARLDHKFDLMYAKRAFVHWYVGEGMEEGEFSEAREDLAALEKDYEEVGMDSGDGEGEGVEEY from the exons ATG CGTGAATGTATCTCTATCCACGTTGGCCAAGCTGGTGTCCAGATCGGTAATGCCTGCTGGGAATTGTACTGCTTGGAACATGGGATCCAACCCGATGGACAGATGCCATCTGACAAGACCGTCGGAGGTGGAGACGACTCATTCAACACCTTCTTCAGTGAAACTGGTGCCGGCAAACATGTCCCACGAGCTGTATTCGTCGACTTGGAACCAACTGTCGTCGATGAAGTCCGTACTGGAACCTACAGGCAATTGTTCCATCCCGAACAATTGATCACTGGCAAGGAGGACGCCGCCAACAACTACGCTCGTGGTCACTACACAATCGGAAAGGAAATCGTCGACTTGGTCTTGGACCGCATCCGTAAATTGGCCGATCAATGCACTGGACTCCAAGGTTTCCTGATCTTCCACTCCTTCGGTGGTGGCACTGGATCCGGTTTCACCTCACTGTTGATGGAACGTCTCTCTGTCGATTACGGCAAGAAATCAAAATTGGAATTCGCCATCTACCCAGCCCCACAGGTCTCCACTGCTGTCGTCGAACCATACAACTCGATCTTGACCACCCACACGACCCTTGAGCACTCCGACTGCGCTTTCATGGTTGACAACGAGGCTATCTACGATATCTGCCGTCGCAACTTGGACATTGAACGCCCAACCTACACCAACTTGAACAGGTTGATCGGCCAAATCGTCTCCTCGATCACTGCCTCCCTGCGATTCGACGGTGCTCTCAACGTTGACTTGACTGAATTCCAGACCAACTTGGTACCATACCCACGTATCCATTTCCCATTGGTCACCTACGCCCCAGTCATCTCTGCCGAGAAGGCTTACCATGAACAGCTATCTGTTGCCGAAATCACGAATGCTTGCTTCGAGCCCGCCAACCAGATGGTCAAATGCGATCCTCGTCACGGCAAGTACATGGCCTGCTGCATGTTGTACCGAGGAGACGTCGTCCCCAAGGACGTGAACGCGGCCATTGCCACAATCAAGACCAAGCGTACCATCCAATTCGTCGACTGGTGTCCAACCGGCTTCAAGGTTGGTATCAACTACCAGCCACCAACTGTTGTCCCAGGTGgtgatttggccaaggtccaacGTGCCGTCTGCATGTTGTCCAACACCACTGCCATCGCTGAAGCCTGGGCCCGTCTTGATCATAAATTCGACTTGATGTACGCCAAGCGCGCCTTCGTCCACTGGTACGTCGGTGAAGGTATGGAGGAAGGAGAATTCTCAGAGGCCCGTGAAGATTTGGCCGCTCTCGAGAAGGATTACGAAGAAGTTGGCATGGACTCTGGAGATGGAGAAGGCGAAGGAGTCGAGGAATATTAA
- the LOC119654868 gene encoding ATP synthase subunit e, mitochondrial, translating into MADLPPPVRVSPLIKFGRWSLLTIGIAYGAMHQSRLSKKEAKVREIEAQQKVIRDAKLAEEKKRNAEAEARAFEELTRSAPK; encoded by the exons ATGGCAGATTTACCACCTCCAGTTCGTGTATCGCCACTCATCAAA TTCGGCCGATGGAGTCTCTTGACTATTGGAATCGCTTATGGGGCAATGCATCAATCACGACTATCGAAAAAAGAGGCAAAGGTTCGTGAGATTGAAGCTCAAcagaaagtcatccgtgatgcCAAACTGGCGGAGGAGAAGAAACGCAATGCCGAAG CTGAGGCACGAGCTTTCGAGGAGTTGACAAGAAGCGCACCCAAGTAA
- the LOC119655371 gene encoding succinate dehydrogenase cytochrome b560 subunit, mitochondrial-like: MLCLRSRSIASLFKPFPDISPPFFFILPRRSKYNVERLAKPPKLPEDYEERNENLKRALSPHITIYKLEMPAHQSLAHRTTGIMLSTYLVIFGLGALVLPNDFAYYVNMVYGWDLNCYLLAFLKFMIAWPFTIHFVGGVKHLIWDAAPICLKKMDSIYIAGYAVFALGTISAIWLASIKTGVPL; encoded by the exons ATGTTGTGTTTAAG GTCGCGATCAATAGCTTCACTCTTCAAGCCATTTCCAGATATAAGCCCTCCATTCTTTTTCATCCTCCCACGCCGAAGTAAATATAACGTAGAAAGGTTAGCGAAGCCGCCCAAATTGCCGGAAGATTATGAAGAACGTAACGAAAATCTCAAACGTGCCTTATCCCCGCATATTACGATTTATAAGTTGGAGATGCCTGCCCATCAATCCTTAGCTCATCGAACCACTG GAATCATGCTTTCCACTTACTTGGTCATATTTGGTCTTGGAGCTCTGGTACTTCCAAATGATTTTGCATATTATGTGAATATGGTTTACGGATGGGACTTGAACTGCTATCTGTTGGCCTTTTTGAAGTTCATGATTGCTTGGCCATTCACAATTCACTTTGTTGGGGGCGTTAAACACCTTATTTGGGATGCGGCTCCAATATGCCTCAAGAAAATGGATAGCATTTACATAGCTGGATATGCCGTATTTGCATTGGGAACCATTTCAGCCATATGGCTCGCATCGATTAAAACAGGtgttcctttataa